The Harmonia axyridis chromosome 3, icHarAxyr1.1, whole genome shotgun sequence nucleotide sequence accaaaatttccaacaaCTGCAGGGACTAATAAAGGCAAATTGATTCTTGGTAGAATATCCAAAGTACCAGTCTTGTTTATGCAAGAAAGATTGCATCTATACGAGGGTCATCCATTGTGGAAATGCACCCTTCCAATAAGGATACTCCAATCGTTAGAAATCAAAGTTATGTTAATTTCAAATACTTCTAGAGCAGTAAACAAACTTTACAAGAAAGGCGATGTAATGATAATCGAAGATCACATAGATTTAGCCCGTCTATTGGGCAATTTCTCTCTAAGAGGTCCTGAAGAAAACTTATTTGATTTCGACTACAATCCTTTTAACAAGATTTACGATAAGAAACTCATTGAAACTGGTGTGAATATAGGAAAAGAAGTGCTGGCCAAACGAAGAGTCCACAAAGGAGTATATTCTTTCTCAGCAGGTCCTAATCAGGAAAGTGGGGCAGATATAAACTTTCTCCAACGTTTCGGTTCAGATGTTGTCGGGTCTTCATCAGTGCATGAAGCGATAGTGGCCAAAAGTTGTGGCATGACTGTGTTCGGTTTCAGTTTGATAGGGTCAATTTGTGGTGTGGATTGCGTAAGGGATGAGGATCATCACGAAGAAGCCAGTGGTGGGGCAGATCTTACAGAGTTCTTTAGAAGGattatcaatgaaataaatGTAACTGCATGAGGTTCAAGGAAGTGGAACCGTGAAAGTATTTGATCTATTTCTATTTATGACTTGTCAATTAATGATTTATTGTGTTGTAGTTGAGgctttgtattttcataataatttcgataaaattaaaattttccatgttttCATACTTTCCATGTTTTTAAAACCAAAATTGGATATTAACAGTTTGGAGATGTCATTGTGAgtagttttgaatttatttcaaattcatctTCAAACACTGAAGGTCTTCAATTGGTACAGAGTATTCACATAAATTTAGATACAACAAAGGTGATCAGAACAACAAGTTGTTGAATAACCCAgatctgtttgttcattcataaTGAACATTCATAGTGAACACATTTGTTCACTagcttaaaattttcaatggatTCTAAATAGCTGAGTCTCCTGCCTTTTGAGTCCTTGAATATTCATGTTGTCAATTGTGGGGAAAGGGTAATCATTATCTATGCAAAAAAATCTGCTGCAAAGGTGGAGAAACGCTGATTTTCAGTAAAATCCATTTGATGTTCGTTTTCTAGTTTTGAATGAAAGTCATATGTATTTAATATTTTAAGTTGAACATGTTAACTCATAAATTCCTAATTTCTTGTGTTTGAGGTTGAACCTTGCATTGAAttacaatagttatttatgcaacaagtgcaaaaagtgaatgtttattgcactcgacgtgttgtccaactcggcctaacggcctcgtcggacaatttcacgttgagtgcaataaacaatttttgcacgaattgcatacaatattttttctacgttcatgcaaaaagcaaaaaatgatttattgaggtgcggcactaggtgtaggaaaatgaaaagcgcaacttgaattctttattattaatatcgatttgcattgaaacaggaactaatatgttacgaacaatttaactcaaactttatttttaccctcactgtcatggtcgttgtaatagtaccctcttcaaatggtgttctattgatagcccactatgtgagtgtggtgtagaagagaccattgaccacttggtgaatgattgtccgatttataaattt carries:
- the LOC123676118 gene encoding purine nucleoside phosphorylase-like, with protein sequence MFQTCTIDSDSSDSTLINNIKRRKTVLEESIKTSADFLRKTLPYKPTILVICGSELGFLTKDLEDISEISYSSIPKFPTTAGTNKGKLILGRISKVPVLFMQERLHLYEGHPLWKCTLPIRILQSLEIKVMLISNTSRAVNKLYKKGDVMIIEDHIDLARLLGNFSLRGPEENLFDFDYNPFNKIYDKKLIETGVNIGKEVLAKRRVHKGVYSFSAGPNQESGADINFLQRFGSDVVGSSSVHEAIVAKSCGMTVFGFSLIGSICGVDCVRDEDHHEEASGGADLTEFFRRIINEINVTA